A single region of the Eleginops maclovinus isolate JMC-PN-2008 ecotype Puerto Natales chromosome 4, JC_Emac_rtc_rv5, whole genome shotgun sequence genome encodes:
- the lmo1 gene encoding rhombotin-1, translating into MVLDKEEGVPMLSVQPKGKQKGCAGCNRKIKDRYLLKALDKYWHEDCLKCACCDCRLGEVGSTLYTKANLILCRRDYLRLFGTTGNCAACSKLIPAFEMVMRARDNVYHLDCFACQLCNQRFCVGDKFFLKNNMILCQMDYEEGQLNGSFETQVQ; encoded by the exons ATGGTGTTGGACAAGGAAGAGG GTGTGCCCATGCTCTCCGTCCAGCCcaaagggaaacagaagggGTGTGCCGGCTGCAATCGCAAGATTAAAGACCGCTACCTGCTCAAGGCCCTGGACAAATACTGGCATGAGGACTGTCTCAAATGTGCCTGCTGTGACTGCCGCTTGGGGGAGGTGGGCTCCACCCTGTATACGAAAGCCAACCTCATCCTCTGTCGCAGAGACTACCTGAG GCTCTTTGGTACAACGGGGAATTGCGCAGCCTGCAGTAAACTGATCCCAGCCTTTGAAATGGTGATGAGAGCCAGAGATAATGTTTACCATTTGGACTGTTTTGCCTGTCAGCTTTGTAACCAGAG GTTTTGCGTGGGGGACAAGTTTTTcctaaaaaacaacatgattttGTGTCAAATGGACTATGAGGAGGGCCAGCTGAATGGAAGCTTTGAGACACAGGTTCAATAG